A window from Listeria seeligeri serovar 1/2b str. SLCC3954 encodes these proteins:
- a CDS encoding M42 family metallopeptidase: MDEQLKMLKALTDAKGIPGNERAVRNVFREYIEPLADSFETDGLGSAIAKKVGNEAGPKIMIAGHLDEVGFMVSQIDDKGFIKFQTVGGWVSQVMLAQKVTIVTRAGEEITGVIGSKPPHVITAAERQKSFDIKDMFIDVGAVDKAEVESYGIRPGDMIVPAFDFTVMKNEKFLLAKAWDNRIGLAIAIEVLKNLQKEAHPNIVYGVGTVQEEVGLRGAKTAAHFVQPDIGFGVDVGISGDTPGVTDKEAMSKMGKGPQIVIYDASMVAHAGLRDFVTDVADELSIPYQYEAIPMGGTDSGSIHLTGNGIPSLSITIATRYIHSHSSMLHRDDFENAVKLITEVVKRLDQEKVTEIRLG, translated from the coding sequence ATGGATGAACAATTGAAGATGTTAAAAGCACTAACTGACGCGAAAGGTATACCGGGTAATGAGCGTGCAGTTAGAAACGTATTTCGCGAGTATATTGAACCACTGGCTGACAGTTTTGAAACAGACGGTTTAGGTAGCGCTATTGCGAAAAAAGTGGGTAATGAAGCTGGACCAAAAATTATGATAGCTGGCCATTTAGATGAAGTTGGTTTTATGGTAAGCCAAATTGACGATAAAGGTTTCATCAAATTTCAAACAGTTGGTGGCTGGGTTTCTCAAGTAATGCTAGCGCAAAAAGTAACTATCGTAACACGCGCTGGAGAAGAAATTACCGGAGTTATCGGTTCCAAACCGCCACACGTAATAACAGCAGCAGAACGTCAAAAATCATTCGATATTAAAGATATGTTCATTGATGTTGGTGCTGTAGATAAAGCGGAAGTGGAAAGCTACGGAATTCGCCCTGGTGACATGATAGTTCCAGCCTTTGATTTTACCGTAATGAAAAACGAGAAATTTTTACTTGCGAAAGCGTGGGATAATAGAATTGGTCTTGCAATCGCAATTGAAGTACTTAAAAACTTACAAAAAGAAGCGCACCCAAATATCGTCTACGGTGTAGGAACTGTACAAGAAGAAGTAGGCTTACGCGGAGCAAAAACCGCCGCACATTTCGTTCAACCAGATATCGGTTTCGGTGTCGATGTTGGTATCTCTGGAGACACACCAGGCGTAACGGACAAAGAAGCAATGAGCAAAATGGGCAAAGGTCCACAAATCGTTATTTATGATGCGTCCATGGTGGCACATGCTGGTTTGCGTGACTTTGTAACAGATGTAGCCGATGAACTTTCCATTCCTTATCAATACGAAGCAATTCCAATGGGCGGCACGGATTCTGGTTCCATCCACTTAACTGGTAACGGAATCCCGTCGCTATCAATCACTATTGCAACACGCTACATTCACTCACATTCATCTATGTTACATCGCGATGATTTTGAAAATGCTGTAAAATTAATTACTGAAGTAGTGAAACGTCTTGATCAAGAAAAAGTAACGGAAATTCGACTAGGTTGA
- a CDS encoding TrmH family RNA methyltransferase: MEQIQSVKNDRVKTWKKLQTRKGRDKTGTYLVEGFHLVEEAIRQDGLVVELLVSKGVSVPEEWLKGNYDIFEISTEISHFISETMTEQGVFAVVTTTEPDMMLLYGKKLLLVDAVQDPGNVGTLIRTADAAGYDAVILGRGSADLYNPKVIRSTQGSHFHIPVIQANLFDWIANLEEEGVPVIGAVLDEQAKSLNDISKRDTLALIVGNEGNGISEELQARLSEKVYIPIYGKSESLNVAVAAGILLYGLRK, from the coding sequence ATGGAACAGATTCAATCTGTAAAAAACGACCGTGTAAAAACATGGAAAAAATTACAAACAAGAAAAGGCCGCGATAAAACAGGTACTTATTTGGTGGAAGGTTTTCATTTAGTGGAGGAAGCAATTCGCCAAGATGGACTTGTAGTAGAGTTGCTTGTTTCAAAAGGTGTGTCTGTTCCTGAAGAGTGGCTAAAAGGAAACTATGATATTTTTGAGATTAGCACGGAAATCAGTCATTTCATTAGTGAAACGATGACAGAACAAGGCGTATTTGCGGTAGTTACTACGACTGAGCCAGATATGATGTTGCTCTATGGGAAAAAACTACTTTTAGTGGATGCTGTTCAAGATCCTGGTAATGTTGGGACACTAATTCGAACAGCTGATGCAGCCGGATACGATGCGGTAATACTTGGCCGTGGTAGCGCAGACCTTTATAATCCAAAAGTTATTCGTAGTACGCAAGGTAGCCATTTCCATATTCCTGTCATCCAAGCAAACTTATTTGATTGGATTGCGAATTTAGAAGAAGAAGGAGTTCCAGTAATTGGTGCGGTGCTTGATGAGCAGGCTAAGTCCTTAAATGATATTTCAAAACGAGATACACTTGCTTTAATAGTCGGCAACGAAGGAAATGGAATCTCCGAAGAATTACAAGCCAGACTTTCTGAAAAAGTATATATCCCAATTTACGGCAAAAGCGAATCTTTGAACGTCGCTGTTGCCGCGGGAATTTTGCTTTATGGTTTAAGAAAATAA
- a CDS encoding DUF6054 family protein has protein sequence MPSSRYIVKTDVAETFEIIKQGQVGSNIVFSEIRTFDFGELATLACEKYYFRSSNRAALFVNINNFHGETEVTIISTGSSNGFFTGIDWGAAFDYMHSVVADLKRVAIREVEMEKNDEI, from the coding sequence ATGCCATCTAGTCGTTACATTGTAAAAACAGATGTTGCTGAGACTTTTGAAATTATTAAACAAGGTCAAGTAGGTTCTAATATTGTATTTTCGGAAATTCGAACGTTTGATTTTGGCGAACTAGCAACCCTTGCTTGTGAGAAATACTATTTTCGTTCCTCTAATCGAGCAGCCTTATTTGTGAATATAAATAATTTTCACGGTGAAACAGAAGTAACCATTATCTCAACCGGTAGCTCGAATGGCTTTTTCACGGGAATTGATTGGGGCGCGGCTTTTGATTATATGCACAGTGTCGTGGCTGATTTAAAGCGAGTCGCTATTCGCGAAGTGGAAATGGAAAAAAACGACGAAATTTAA
- a CDS encoding winged helix-turn-helix transcriptional regulator: MTDAHVVCPKFESAFQLLGKRWTGLIINVLLTGPKRFKQVAAEIPQMSDRVLAERLKELEEMDICVRQVYPETPVRIEYELTEKGKALQEVMLEVQCWADKWVEVPN, from the coding sequence ATGACTGATGCACATGTTGTATGTCCGAAGTTTGAATCGGCGTTCCAATTGTTAGGTAAACGCTGGACAGGACTTATCATCAATGTCTTACTGACTGGTCCAAAAAGGTTTAAACAAGTTGCCGCTGAGATTCCACAAATGAGCGATCGGGTGCTTGCAGAACGTTTGAAGGAACTTGAGGAAATGGATATTTGTGTAAGACAAGTTTATCCAGAAACTCCTGTACGCATTGAATATGAATTAACTGAAAAAGGTAAAGCACTCCAAGAAGTAATGCTTGAGGTCCAGTGTTGGGCAGATAAATGGGTGGAAGTACCGAATTAA
- the pheS gene encoding phenylalanine--tRNA ligase subunit alpha: MLEQLKTLKSEAEVQIAAATDLKTLNDLRVKYLGKKGPMTEIMKQMGKLSAEERPKMGSLANEVRTALTEAISSKQEILEKEAINEKLKSETIDVTLPGTNPSIGTAHLLTQVIEEMEDMFIGMGYAIAEGPEVELDYYNFEALNLPKDHPARDMQDSFYITENTLLRTQTSPVQARTMEKHDFKNGPIKVICPGKVYRRDNDDATHSHQFTQIEGLVVGENITFADLKGTLTVLAKTMFGEEREIRLRPSFFPFTEPSVEMDISCFKCGGKGCRVCKGTGWIEILGSGMVHPNVLEMSGIDSTRYSGFAFGLGPERVAMLKYAVDDIRHLYTNDLRFTKQFQSTETGEI; encoded by the coding sequence ATGTTAGAACAATTGAAAACGCTGAAAAGTGAGGCAGAAGTACAAATTGCCGCGGCAACAGATTTAAAAACATTGAACGACTTACGGGTGAAATACCTTGGGAAAAAAGGACCAATGACAGAAATCATGAAACAAATGGGAAAACTTTCAGCAGAAGAAAGACCAAAAATGGGTTCACTCGCTAATGAAGTTAGAACAGCTTTAACCGAAGCGATTTCAAGCAAACAAGAAATCTTAGAAAAAGAAGCAATCAATGAAAAACTAAAATCTGAAACAATCGACGTTACTTTGCCTGGTACGAATCCAAGTATCGGAACTGCTCATTTACTAACACAAGTAATTGAAGAAATGGAAGATATGTTTATTGGAATGGGTTATGCCATTGCGGAAGGCCCAGAAGTAGAGCTAGATTACTACAACTTTGAAGCATTAAACTTACCAAAAGATCACCCAGCTCGTGATATGCAAGATAGTTTTTATATTACAGAAAACACGCTTTTACGCACGCAAACTTCTCCAGTACAAGCAAGAACAATGGAAAAACATGATTTTAAAAATGGACCAATCAAAGTTATCTGTCCAGGGAAAGTATATCGTCGTGATAATGATGACGCGACCCATTCTCACCAATTTACCCAAATTGAAGGACTCGTGGTTGGTGAAAATATCACTTTTGCTGACTTAAAAGGAACATTAACTGTACTTGCTAAAACCATGTTTGGCGAAGAACGTGAAATTCGTTTACGCCCATCTTTCTTCCCGTTCACAGAGCCTTCTGTTGAAATGGATATTTCTTGCTTCAAATGTGGCGGAAAAGGTTGCCGTGTCTGTAAAGGAACTGGTTGGATTGAAATTTTAGGTAGTGGTATGGTTCATCCAAACGTGCTTGAAATGTCGGGAATTGATTCCACGCGTTATAGTGGATTTGCTTTTGGACTCGGACCAGAACGTGTTGCTATGCTGAAATATGCGGTGGATGATATTCGCCATTTATATACGAATGATTTACGCTTTACGAAGCAATTTCAAAGCACAGAAACGGGGGAAATCTAA
- the pheT gene encoding phenylalanine--tRNA ligase subunit beta, producing the protein MLVSYNWVKEFFEEFPLSAEELGEAITRTGIEIEGVEELSASLKNVVVGEVLTCERHPDAEKLNKCLVQTDEKEPVQIICGAPNVAAGQKVIVAKVGARLPGGLKIKRAKLRGEVSEGMICSLSELGFESKVVPKAYADGIYVLPEHVEVGVSAISLLGLDDAILDMAITPNRADALSMNGVAHEVGAIIHQKPAQPTQPDVSEKGTADTFLTVEVENPTETPYYAIKMVENITIKESPLWLQTKLMKAGIRPHNNVVDVTNYINLLYGQPLHSFDYDKIGSKKIVVRSAKENEEITTLDGEKRKLQAGHTVITNGKEPIAIAGVMGGESSEVTENTTVVALEGAIFSSSSIGKASRELYLRTEASIRYDKGSDAWKVEKALAHGGALIAELSGGTLVGGVVEVDNRAKAINKIETSLTRINRILGTEITLAEIETIFDRLGFVLEVNDDKLIIEVPSRRWDITIEADILEEVARIYGYDEIPVTLPATSTTGGLSLNQKARRVMRNYLEGAGLNQALTYSLTSKKDATRLALSNEKTVALSMPMSEEHSHLRTSIVPQLIRSASYNIARKNMDVALYEMGTVFYATEGDNLPIEQEHLAGLITGNWHEADWQKTPKPVDFFVLKGIVEGLVKKLGIKADLVWKQTEKEELHPGRTASIYIEGKEIGYLGGLHPAVEASADLKETYVFEINVEEVLAASKEKVVYHPIPRYPEMTRDLALLVDKNTDHATILEVIKSHGGNLLVDIELFDIFEGESLGENKKSLAYTLTFLDSERTLVEEDVQKATNKVVEVLQEKLNAIIR; encoded by the coding sequence ATGTTAGTTTCATACAATTGGGTCAAAGAATTTTTTGAAGAGTTCCCGTTATCAGCAGAAGAGCTAGGAGAAGCAATTACAAGAACTGGAATCGAAATTGAAGGAGTGGAAGAATTAAGCGCTAGTTTGAAAAATGTTGTTGTGGGAGAAGTACTAACATGCGAACGTCACCCTGATGCAGAAAAACTTAATAAATGTTTAGTTCAAACGGATGAAAAAGAACCTGTGCAAATCATCTGTGGGGCTCCAAATGTGGCAGCTGGACAAAAAGTCATTGTCGCAAAAGTGGGCGCAAGACTTCCAGGTGGACTAAAAATTAAACGTGCAAAATTGCGCGGTGAAGTATCAGAAGGAATGATTTGCTCGCTTTCTGAACTAGGTTTTGAAAGCAAAGTTGTTCCAAAAGCTTATGCAGATGGGATTTATGTTTTACCAGAACATGTTGAAGTAGGCGTAAGTGCGATTTCTTTACTGGGTCTAGACGATGCCATTCTTGATATGGCCATTACACCTAACCGTGCCGATGCCCTTAGTATGAACGGGGTAGCACATGAAGTAGGCGCAATTATTCACCAAAAACCAGCACAACCGACTCAACCTGATGTGTCAGAAAAAGGAACAGCAGACACCTTTTTAACAGTAGAAGTAGAAAATCCAACCGAAACACCTTATTATGCAATTAAAATGGTGGAAAATATCACGATTAAAGAATCGCCGCTATGGTTACAAACAAAACTAATGAAAGCGGGAATTCGTCCGCATAATAATGTGGTAGATGTGACTAACTACATCAATTTATTATATGGCCAACCACTACACTCCTTCGATTACGATAAAATTGGTAGTAAAAAAATTGTGGTTCGTTCTGCTAAAGAAAATGAAGAAATCACTACGCTTGATGGTGAAAAACGCAAACTACAAGCTGGCCATACAGTTATTACTAATGGAAAAGAACCGATTGCAATCGCTGGTGTAATGGGTGGTGAAAGCTCGGAAGTGACCGAAAATACAACAGTGGTCGCATTAGAAGGCGCTATTTTCAGTAGTTCATCAATCGGTAAAGCTTCCAGAGAATTATATTTACGTACCGAAGCAAGCATTCGTTATGACAAAGGTTCAGATGCTTGGAAAGTAGAAAAAGCGCTGGCTCATGGTGGAGCACTTATTGCAGAACTTAGCGGAGGAACACTTGTAGGTGGAGTTGTTGAAGTCGACAATCGCGCAAAAGCAATCAATAAAATTGAAACAAGCTTAACGCGGATTAATCGTATTTTAGGAACAGAAATTACGCTTGCTGAAATCGAAACTATTTTTGATCGACTTGGATTTGTTTTAGAAGTAAACGACGACAAACTAATTATCGAAGTACCATCAAGACGTTGGGATATTACTATTGAAGCAGATATTTTGGAAGAAGTAGCACGGATTTATGGCTATGATGAAATTCCAGTGACCTTACCAGCAACTAGCACGACTGGCGGATTATCTCTAAATCAAAAAGCTCGTCGCGTGATGCGCAATTATTTAGAAGGAGCGGGACTTAACCAAGCTCTAACTTATTCCCTAACTTCTAAAAAAGATGCGACTCGTTTAGCATTATCGAATGAAAAAACGGTAGCACTTTCGATGCCAATGAGTGAAGAGCATAGTCATTTAAGAACAAGTATCGTTCCACAATTAATCCGTAGTGCAAGTTATAACATTGCTCGTAAAAATATGGATGTAGCTTTATACGAAATGGGTACAGTTTTCTACGCAACAGAAGGCGACAATTTACCAATCGAACAAGAGCATTTAGCAGGATTAATTACTGGCAACTGGCATGAAGCTGATTGGCAAAAAACACCAAAACCAGTAGACTTTTTCGTACTAAAAGGAATTGTCGAAGGTTTAGTGAAAAAACTAGGCATTAAAGCAGACCTAGTATGGAAACAAACCGAGAAAGAAGAACTTCATCCGGGAAGAACAGCAAGTATTTATATAGAAGGAAAAGAAATTGGTTACCTAGGTGGACTCCATCCAGCAGTAGAAGCAAGTGCTGATTTAAAAGAAACCTATGTATTTGAAATCAATGTAGAAGAAGTACTGGCTGCTTCGAAAGAGAAAGTGGTTTATCATCCAATTCCACGCTATCCGGAAATGACACGCGACTTGGCATTACTAGTGGATAAAAATACTGATCACGCAACTATTTTAGAAGTAATTAAATCGCATGGTGGTAATTTGCTAGTAGATATCGAGTTATTTGATATTTTTGAAGGGGAAAGCTTAGGAGAAAACAAAAAATCTCTAGCCTATACTCTGACTTTCCTAGATAGTGAAAGAACGCTTGTGGAAGAAGATGTACAAAAAGCAACCAATAAAGTAGTTGAAGTATTACAAGAAAAATTAAACGCGATTATTCGCTAA
- a CDS encoding ABC transporter ATP-binding protein, whose protein sequence is MTYVELKDVSKYYQMGENVVTANDKITFGIKKGELVIIVGPSGAGKSTVLNILGGMDSASEGKIMVDNQDIAQYNAKQLTKYRRTDVGFVFQFYNLVPNLTAKENVELAAQIAPNALDAETVLKQVGLSHRLDNFPAQLSGGEQQRVAIARALAKAPKLLLCDEPTGALDYDTGKSVLKLLQETCKNTGTTVIIITHNTAITPIADRIIEINNAKVRSNKENLDPMSIDNLEW, encoded by the coding sequence ATGACCTATGTAGAATTGAAAGACGTATCGAAATACTATCAAATGGGTGAAAATGTTGTCACAGCTAACGATAAAATAACTTTCGGCATAAAAAAAGGTGAATTAGTTATTATTGTTGGTCCTTCTGGTGCAGGTAAATCTACTGTACTAAATATTTTAGGAGGAATGGACAGCGCAAGTGAAGGTAAAATCATGGTTGATAACCAAGATATTGCTCAGTATAACGCAAAACAATTAACAAAGTATCGCCGAACAGACGTTGGTTTTGTTTTCCAGTTTTATAATTTAGTACCTAATTTAACCGCAAAAGAAAACGTGGAATTAGCTGCTCAAATTGCGCCTAATGCATTAGATGCAGAAACTGTTTTAAAACAAGTTGGTCTGAGTCATCGGTTAGATAATTTCCCAGCACAACTTTCTGGGGGAGAGCAACAACGAGTCGCCATCGCGAGAGCACTCGCAAAAGCACCGAAATTATTGCTTTGTGATGAACCTACAGGAGCACTTGATTATGATACCGGTAAATCGGTCTTAAAACTTTTGCAAGAAACCTGCAAAAATACGGGGACTACGGTTATTATCATCACACATAACACCGCAATTACACCAATTGCGGACCGAATTATCGAAATTAATAATGCAAAAGTTCGTAGCAACAAAGAAAATCTGGACCCAATGTCAATTGACAACTTAGAAT